A window of Piliocolobus tephrosceles isolate RC106 chromosome 13, ASM277652v3, whole genome shotgun sequence contains these coding sequences:
- the SLC3A2 gene encoding 4F2 cell-surface antigen heavy chain isoform X2: protein MHHRKSIQYASTMSQDTEVDMKEVELNELEPEKQPMNAASGAAMAVAGAEKNGLVKIKVAEDEAEAAAAAKFTGLSKEELLKVAGSPGWVRTRWVLLLLFWLGWLGMLAGAVVIIVRAPRCRELPAQKWWHTGALYRIGDLQAFQGHGSGNLAGLKGRLDYLSSLKVKGLVLGPLHKNQKDDVAQTDLLQIDPNFGSKEDFDSLLQSAKKKSIRVILDLTPNYRGENSWFSTQVDSVATKVKDALEFWLQAGVDGFQVRDIENLKDASSFLAEWENITKGFSEDRLLIAGTNSSDLQQIVSLLESNKDLLLTSSYLSDSSFTGEHTKSLVTQYLNATGNRWCSWSLSQAGLLTSFLPAQLLRLYQLMLFTLPGTPVFSYGDEIGLKAAALPGQPVEAPVMLWDESSFPDIPGAVSANMTVKGQSEDPGSLLSLFRQLSDQRSKERSLLHGDFHTFSSGPGLFSYIRHWDQNERFLVVLNFGDVGLSAGLQASDLPASASLPTKADLVLSTQPGREEGSPLELERLKLEPHEGLLLRFPYAA from the exons atgcacCATCGGAAGAGTATCCAGTATGCAA GCACCATGAGCCAGGACACCGAGGTGGATATGAAGGAGGTGGAGCTGAATGAGTTAGAACCCGAGAAGCAGCCGATGAACGCGGCGTCTGGGGCTGCCATGGCCGTGGCGGGAGCCGAGAAGAATGGTCTGGTGAAGATCAAGGTGGCGGAAGACGAGGCGGAGGCAGCAGCTGCGGCTAAGTTCACGGGCCTGTCCAAGGAGGAGCTGCTGAAGGTGGCGGGCAGTCCCGGCTGGGTGCGTACCCGCtgggtgctgctgctgctcttctgGCTCGGCTGGCTCGGCATGCTGGCGGGTGCCGTGGTCATAATCGTGCGGGCGCCGCGCTGTCGCGAGCTACCGGCGCAGAAGTGGTGGCACACGGGCGCCCTCTACCGCATCGGCGACCTTCAGGCCTTCCAGGGCCACGGCTCGGGCAACTTGGCGG GTCTGAAGGGGCGTCTCGATTACCTGAGCTCTCTGAAGGTGAAGGGTCTTGTGCTGGGCCCACTTCACAAGAACCAGAAGGACGATGTCGCTCAGACCGACTTGCTGCAGATCGACCCCAATTTTGGCTCCAAGGAAGATTTTGACAGTCTCTTGCAATCGGCTAAAAAAAAGA GCATCCGTGTCATTCTGGACCTCACTCCCAACTACCGGGGTGAGAACTCGTGGTTCTCCACCCAGGTTGACAGTGTGGCCACCAAGGTGAAG GATGCTCTGGAGTTTTGGCTGCAAGCTGGCGTGGATGGATTCCAGGTTCGGGACATAGAGAATCTGAAG gaTGCATCCTCATTCTTGGCTGAGTGGGAAAACATCACCAAGGGCTTCAGTGAAGATAG GCTCTTGATTGCAGGGACTAACTCCTCCGACCTTCAGCAGATCGTGAGCCTACTCGAATCCAACAAAGACTTGCTGTTGACTAGCTCATACCTGTCTGATTCCAGCTTTACTGGGGAGCATACAAAATCCCTAGTCACACAGTATTTGAATGCCACTGGCAATCGCTGGTGCAGCTGGAGT TTGTCTCAGGCAGGGCTCCTGACTTCCTTCTTGCCGGCTCAACTTCTCCGACTCTACCAGCTGATGCTCTTCACCCTGCCGGGGACTCCTGTTTTCAGCTACGGGGATGAGATTGGCCTGAAGGCGGCTGCCCTTCCTGGACAG CCTGTGGAGGCTCCAGTCATGCTGTGGGATGAGTCCAGCTTCCCTGACATCCCAGGGGCTGTAAGTGCCAACATGACTGTGAAG GGCCAGAGTGAAGACCCTGGCTCCCTCCTTTCCTTGTTCCGGCAGCTGAGTGACCAGCGGAGTAAGGAGCGCTCCCTACTGCATGGGGACTTCCATACATTCTCCTCTGGGCCTGGACTCTTCTCCTATATCCGCCACTGGGACCAGAATGAGCGTTTTCTGGTAGTGCTTAACTTTGGGGATGTGGGCCTCTCGGCTGGGCTGCAGGCCTCCGACCTGCCCGCCAGCGCCAGCCTGCCAACCAAGGCTGACCTTGTGCTCAGCACCCAGCCAGGCCGTGAGGAGGGCTCCCCGCTTGAGCTGGAACGCCTGAAACTGGAGCCTCACGAAGGGCTGTTGCTCCGCTTCCCCTATGCGGCCTGA